One Phoenix dactylifera cultivar Barhee BC4 chromosome 14, palm_55x_up_171113_PBpolish2nd_filt_p, whole genome shotgun sequence DNA window includes the following coding sequences:
- the LOC103699312 gene encoding desiccation-related protein PCC13-62, with the protein MAATISSALLAFLLLLFTTLPSSMSQLQVGQSVTLPKSDVDLLEFPLNLEYLEAEFFLFGSLGHGLDQAAPNLTMGGPPPLGAKKAALDPLIRDIVAQFAYQEVGHLRAIQSTVKGFPRPLLDLSSSTFAKTMNEALQRNLEPPFDPYANGINYLLASYVIPYVGLTGYVGANSKLMSARSKRLVAGLLAVESAQDAVIRSLLYERAWMKVEPYGITVAEFTGRISELRNKLGGSGVKDEGIVVPPAMGAEGKIPGNVIAGNEYSVGYERTPKEILRIVYGNGDAHTPGGFFPKGAQGHIARSYLGRA; encoded by the exons ATGGCTGCCACCATCTCTTCCGCTCTCCttgccttcctcctcctcctcttcacaACCCTTCCCTCCTCGATGTCGCAGCTCCAGGTGGGACAATCCGTCACGCTCCCCAAGTCTGACGTCGACCTGCTCGAGTTCCCACTGAACCTGGAGTACCTGGAGGCCGAGTTCTTCCTCTTTGGCTCCCTCGGCCATGGCTTAGACCAGGCGGCACCCAACCTCACCATGGGCGGCCCTCCTCCCCTCGGCGCCAAGAAAGCTGCTCTGGATCCACTGATCCGCGACATCGTCGCTCAGTTTGCCTACCAAGAAGTTGGCCACCTGAG GGCGATCCAGAGTACTGTTAAAGGATTTCCGAGGCCACTGCTTGATTTGAGCTCGAGCACCTTCGCCAAGACCATGAATGAGGCGCTCCAGCGCAACCTGGAGCCACCTTTCGATCCCTATGCCAATGGGATCAACTACCTTCTGGCCTCCTATGTCATCCCGTACGTCGGACTCACCGGATATGTCGGGGCAAACTCCAAGCTCATGAGTGCTAGGTCCAAGAGG ctCGTAGCTGGCCTGTTGGCCGTGGAGTCCGCACAAGATGCAGTCATCCGTTCGTTGCTTTACGAACGAGCTTGGATGAAGGTGGAGCCGTACGGCATCACCGTGGCCGAATTCACGGGGCGCATCTCGGAGCTGCGCAACAAACTGGGCGGCTCCGGGGTGAAAGATGAAGGCATAGTCGTCCCTCCAGCGATGGGCGCAGAAGGGAAGATCCCAGGCAACGTGATTGCCGGCAACGAATACTCGGTGGGCTACGAGAGGACCCCCAAGGAGATACTCAGGATCGTCTACGGAAATGGCGATGCACACACTCCGGGTGGTTTCTTCCCCAAGGGAGCCCAAGGACATATCGCCAGGTCTTATCTAGGAAGAGCTTAG